Below is a window of Paraburkholderia azotifigens DNA.
CCACCCCGCCGTCAGCGAACTCATCGCGACGTAGTGATACGCGGTGCCGAGCATGCGCGACAGCTGCTTTGCGAAGTGCGTCTTGCCGATGCCGGGATCGCCGAGCAGCAGAATCGGCATCAGTTCGAGGCGGTCGTCCGTTTCGAGGCACAGCGCGACCTGCTTGCGGATATCGTCGAGCGGTTCGCTGAAGTTGGGCAGCGAGCCGATCAGATCGTCGATGGACGGCATCCGGTTCGGCTTCACGCAAAAGCGCAGATTGCCTACCTTCAGCATTTTTTCGTATGTCGAGCGCAGTGCGTCGCTGGCGCCGTCGCCCAGTTCGTTCAGCGCCGTCTCGACCTGTTCCAGATCGTAGACCTTGCTGAACGACGCAACCGCGATTTCCTGTTTCACCATGGCCGTTGTCATCGCTTCACCCCGTCGAGCTGTTCTTGCAGCCGCAGCGTCCGCGACGCTGCACCAATTTCAGTGTAACGACGAGAAAATCGCATGCAAGCCAGCAGCCACGCCGGTCTGCTGCTAATCGCACACGGCGGGCGAGGTGTTTGCTTGAATCGACACGTCCGCGTCCCTATTTGCAAGATAGTGTTACCGCCGCGCGCTGAACCTTGGTTCCAGATCGGGTGTCAGAAATCCGATATCCCGATAGGGCGTAAGATGGTCGGCGGTCGCAAGAAAGAACGCGCGGACATAGCACGCATTGGCGAAACGCAGCGATTCCGGAGACGCTTTGTACATGTGGAAAACCAGCCTCGTAGCCGCCCTGCTCGGCGCCACGCTCATCGCACAGGCCGGCTCGGCCCAGGCGCAACAGCGCAGTGCGCCGCCCGTCGTCAAATGGGAACTGCAGGTGATGCGCGACGGACAGCAGATCGATTCGTTCGACGGCACGACGACCGTCGGCCAGGCGCGCACCGACACGCATCATCATGTGGTGCAGAACAACGTCGGCTGTAAGGACGTACCGGCGGGCAACATCGATCTGTCGCGCACGCTGACCGTCTCGCCGACACAGGCGGACGCGACGGGCGTCACGTTCGCGATCGACGCCCAGGAAACACTGCAGGAGCCGGGCACGCGCACCACGGATACCGGCTGCAAACTGCCGCCGCAGCCGCGTCAGGTGAGCGCGAACCATCCGGGGCTGAAAGTACCGCCGGGCGACTGGACCTCATGGACGATCGTCGACAAAGACCCGAATCTCGTCTATCGGTTGCGTGCAAGCGTCGCAAACAACCCGTGACCTCAACGAACGACGTGGATAACGCGGCATGCGAAACCCCGAAGAACTGATACGCGAAAACCTCGACCGGAAAGACTTCATCGCTGTGAGCTGGAACCTGCATAAGGGGCGTTCGCCACTCGGCTTCCAGGCCTGGCAGGCGATGCAGCGCTGGGTGCAATCCGTCCATGCCGACGCGTATTTTCTGCAGGAAGCGATGGCGCGCCGGATGCCGGGGCCCATGCTGGCAAGCTCGTTCGGGGCGCGCATGGGTGACTTCGACAATGACGTGTGGCACTGCCAGGCCACGGAAATCGCCGACTCGCTGCGACTGCAGATCGCGCTCGGACCGAACGTGTTCAAGCCGTCGTGGCGGCACGGCAACGCCATCCTGTCGCCGCATCCGCTTGATCTCGGCGGACGCTGGGATATCTCGGCGCACCGCTTCGAACGGCGCGGCCTGCTCGTCGCGCGCGCCACATTCGGCGGCCATTCGGTGACGCTGCTGTGCGCGCATCTCGCGCTCACGCGCCAGGCGCGTTTGCGGCAGATGAACTGGATCGCGCACTGGATTTCCAAGGAAGCGCCCGACGGTCCGCTCGTGCTCGCGGGCGATTTCAACGACTGGCGCAACGATTCCGTGCCGCTCTTTCGCGAGCACGGCCTCGAGGAAGTGGCGACGCTGCTCGGCGAGACGGGCCGCACATTTCCCGCATTTTCGCCGGCGCTTGCGCTCGACAAGATGTTCGTGCGCGGCATGAAGCCGATCGAATGGATCCAGCCCGCGCAAGAGACTGCGTGGCTGTCGGACCACCTGCCGTACATGGCGCGCCTGCGCGTCGAATAAACGCGTGGCAGCGTCAGTCGCGCTGCGGTTTCCAGTTGAGTTCGGCGCTGATCGCCTCGCCGGGCTGAAGCACGTGGTAGCCCGAGCGGTCGCGCGTGTCTTCGTCGGCGTTGAAGCAGTCGGTCGTGTTCGTGACGGGCTCGACGCAAAGCTGCGCGTCGTTCGCGGGCGCAAACACCACCAGATGATCGAATGGCGCATCGGCCGTCATCGTCAGCGAGCGTTGCTCATTCGGCCACGCAATCGTTGCGCTGCGCTTCCAGTTGCCGAAGTTGTTGTCGAGGTCGAACGCGTCGGCGTTCATGCCCGCCTCGAGCGCATCGACGGCAGGGTGTGAACCCAGATGCGTCGGCAGCACGTCGGCGTCGGCGTGCCACATGGCCTCGACGTCCGCCGTGACCAGCGTGTTCGATGTGCGCGGGTAATACGGATGGTGGCCCATGCCGAACGGCATCGCGCTCTCCGACAGGTTCTGCGCGGCAAGCGTCACGCGCAATGCATCGCCGATCAGTTCGATACGCTGGCTCGCGCGATAGCGGAACGGCCAGTCACCGCGCCGCTGGGGATCGGGCACATGCTCGAACTGCAGTTCGACACAGGCCGACGTGCGCGCACCGACTCGCCACGGCCTGCGCCACGCATGTCCGTGCAACGCGTGCGCGTAGCGGTTGCCGTCGCCGCTCAAATCGATCTCGCGTCCATCGAATGCGAAGCGCGCATCGCGTATGCGATTGCAATATGGAAAGAGCGGAAAGCTCGCCATCCGCAATGGATCGCGATCGGCGAGCGCCGCGCGCGTCGCGGGACGCAGCCAGTGCAGCACGCGCTGCGACGCCCCTTCGCCCACCACGCCGTAGTAAGCGGCAATCGATCCGCCCACTTCCGGCGCCACGACGAGCGTCGTCTCGCCGCTCGACAACACGACAAGCGAGGCATCGTCGATGCGCAGATCGGTGGCGGGATCGGCCGCGGACGGATGGAAAAAAGCTTCGCGCATAGTCGTTTGAGTCATCGTGGGCGGTGGCGACAGTCGGCGGGCGCTCGGTCGAAAACACGCGAAAGCGCGCGCGAAAGCACCCCTGCGCGAGCGAGAATCGCACGCCAGAACCCTTTCGGTCAATATTATTAGTAATAAACCGTACAGAAGCACGCGGTCCGGTGCTCATGCCGGATGCAAAAATGCGGGGTTTGCGCGTGTTGTCCGGCGCATATTATTAGTGTTACCGTCGACACCACGATGCCTGCGGCATTCACCGTCAACGAGCCGCCGTTGCGCGGCCAGATCAATGAAAAAATCGACTCAACGCCGCCCGACGATGACCGATATCGCCAAGCTTACCGGCGTATCGCAATCGACCGTTTCGCTCGTTCTCAACAACGCGACCAGCGCCAAGTTTTCCGAAGCGACCCGCAACAAGGTGCTCAAGGCCGCGCAGGACCTCGGCTATCGCCTGTCTGCGCGCGAGCCGCTGCCGCCGTCGTCCGACGAACGCAATCTGATCATCTATCTCGCCGACGAAATCTCGACGAGCCCGCATCCCGTCGTGAACATCGACGGCGCGCGCGACGCCGCCTATGCGAACGGCAAGCTGCTCGCCGTCTACTCGACGCACGGCAACGCGGACATCGAACAGCAGGTGCTCGACGCCGTGCTGACGAGCCCGACGGTGTTCGGCGTGATTTACGCGACCGTCTATACCCGCAAGGTCGCGCTGCCCGCCGCGCTGTCGCGCGTGCCGACCGTCCTGCTGAACTGCTACACCAGCGAGGGCGGCCAGTCGTCGATCGTGCCCGCCGAAGTCGCGGGCGGCCACGTCGCGACGGAATATCTGCTGCGCGCGGGACACAGGCGGATCGGCTACATCAACGGCGAGCACTGGCAGGACGCGGCCAAAGACCGCCTGAAGGGCTATCGCACCGCGCTCGCCACGGCAGACCTGCCGTTCGCGCCGGAACTGGTGCGCGATGGCGACTGGAGCTCGGGCACGGGCTTCGAGCACACGCTGTCGCTGATGCGCGAACCGCATCCGCCGACGGCGATCTTCTGCGCCAACGACCTGATGGCGCTCGGCGCGATCGAGGCGCTCAAACAGCTCGGGTATCGCGTACCCGACGACGTCTCCGTGCTCGGCTACGACGATCAGGAAATCGCGCGCCATACACATCCGCCACTGTCGACGGTCGTGCTGCCGAACTACGAGCTGGGCCGCTGGGCCGTCGAAACGCTGCTGCAGGAAGTACACAACCAGGCAGCCGGCGCACCCGTGCGGCACCGGATGGTGAAGCTCGACGGTCCGCTGATCGAACGCGGCTCAGTCAGGGAAATTACCGAGGCAAAACACACCGCAATTAATATTATTAGTGATTGACCAATAATAATTCGCGATGAAATAATCGGCACGACCGGTCACCACTGAAGTGCCGGCGGCAGTTGAAGCACAAAAGCAAAACACACCAACTGAACTGGTACCTGGAGGAAGACATGGCGTCGCACAATCGGGATTCGCGCCGGCAACGGCTCCAGCCGCTCGCGGCAGCATGGCTGGCAATCGCTATGGGATTCGGTATGGCCTCGGCGCAGGCCGACGATCTGCCGAAGATCCCCAACAAGAAACCGCTGAAAGTCGGCTTCGCGCAAACGGAGAGCAACAATCCGTGGCGCC
It encodes the following:
- a CDS encoding endonuclease/exonuclease/phosphatase family protein; the protein is MRNPEELIRENLDRKDFIAVSWNLHKGRSPLGFQAWQAMQRWVQSVHADAYFLQEAMARRMPGPMLASSFGARMGDFDNDVWHCQATEIADSLRLQIALGPNVFKPSWRHGNAILSPHPLDLGGRWDISAHRFERRGLLVARATFGGHSVTLLCAHLALTRQARLRQMNWIAHWISKEAPDGPLVLAGDFNDWRNDSVPLFREHGLEEVATLLGETGRTFPAFSPALALDKMFVRGMKPIEWIQPAQETAWLSDHLPYMARLRVE
- a CDS encoding aldose 1-epimerase, encoding MREAFFHPSAADPATDLRIDDASLVVLSSGETTLVVAPEVGGSIAAYYGVVGEGASQRVLHWLRPATRAALADRDPLRMASFPLFPYCNRIRDARFAFDGREIDLSGDGNRYAHALHGHAWRRPWRVGARTSACVELQFEHVPDPQRRGDWPFRYRASQRIELIGDALRVTLAAQNLSESAMPFGMGHHPYYPRTSNTLVTADVEAMWHADADVLPTHLGSHPAVDALEAGMNADAFDLDNNFGNWKRSATIAWPNEQRSLTMTADAPFDHLVVFAPANDAQLCVEPVTNTTDCFNADEDTRDRSGYHVLQPGEAISAELNWKPQRD
- a CDS encoding LacI family DNA-binding transcriptional regulator, whose translation is MTDIAKLTGVSQSTVSLVLNNATSAKFSEATRNKVLKAAQDLGYRLSAREPLPPSSDERNLIIYLADEISTSPHPVVNIDGARDAAYANGKLLAVYSTHGNADIEQQVLDAVLTSPTVFGVIYATVYTRKVALPAALSRVPTVLLNCYTSEGGQSSIVPAEVAGGHVATEYLLRAGHRRIGYINGEHWQDAAKDRLKGYRTALATADLPFAPELVRDGDWSSGTGFEHTLSLMREPHPPTAIFCANDLMALGAIEALKQLGYRVPDDVSVLGYDDQEIARHTHPPLSTVVLPNYELGRWAVETLLQEVHNQAAGAPVRHRMVKLDGPLIERGSVREITEAKHTAINIISD